The Faecalibaculum rodentium genome segment TGGCCGGCAGACCGCACTGGGAGCCCAGGCTCACTACATTGCAAACTGTGAGGCAAAGAATCTGCAGCCCATGAATGCAAATTTCGGCATCATGGTGCTGGAGGAACCCTGTCACAAGAGAGAGCGGAAAGCGGCTTTTGCCAGACAGTCTGCCAGACGGATCCGGGAAATCCGGGAAATGCTCCAGGCAGAGGATGGTGAACCGGAGCGGGGGGTCCGGAAGTCCGCTGAACGGGAGTGACGAAACACGGAAAAGGCCGAAAATGAAAAAAAACGGCTTGCATACAGACACAAACCCTGTATAATAAAGCCGTTGCCTAGGTGTAGCTCAGCTTGGTAGAGCACTACGTTCGGGTCGTAGGGGTCGCAGGTTCAAATCCTGTCACCTAGACCATCAGAAAATTAAGCGGAATTCTCCGCTTTTTTTTCTGCCTGAATGGCGCTATACTTAATAAGCGCGATTCTGCGCAAATACACACGCCAGGAATTCGGCTGCCCGTGCCATTTGGTTGCAGCCCTTGGAACTGGCGGAGGAACAACGGAAAGGAACCAATCAAATGACACAAATCGTATCCATCCGGAAGATGCTGGAAAACGGCGTCCACTTCGGACACCAGACACGTCGCTGGAACCCCAAAATGAAACCGTATATCTATACTAGCCGCAATGGTGTGTATATCGTCGATCTGAACCAGACACAGAAGCAGATCGAAGACGCCTACAACGCCCTGAAGGAAATCAGCGAGCGCGGTGGCAAGGTTCTGTTTGTGGGGACGAAGAAGCAGGCAGCAGAAACTGTGGAAGAGCAGGCTCTGCGCTCCGGATCCTTCTATGTAAACAAGCGCTGGCTTGGCGGTCTGCTGACCAACTTCCGCACCATCCAGAAGCGTGTAAAGCGTCTGGTTGAGATCGAGGAAATGGAAGCCAGCGGAAAACTGGAAGTATACACAAAGAAAGAACAGGCCAGGATCCTGAAGGAAAAGGCCAAACTGGAAGCAAGCCTGGGCGGCATCAAGGAAATGAAGAAACTGCCGGATGCCATGATCGTGATCGATCCCAGAGAAGAGCACAATGCCGTGGCCGAAGCCAAGAAACTGGGCATCCCTGTATTTGCGATGCTGGATACCAACTGCGATCCCGAAGATGCCACCTATCCCATTGCATCCAACGATGATGCCAACCGCTCTGTACGTCTGGTGACTTCCATCCTGGCTGACGCCATCGTGGATGCCAAAGGCGGCCTGCTGGAATCGGCTTACCTGGATGATGCAGAAGACGATGTAACCATGGACGATGTCATCCGCAATGTGGAAGCCCAGATTGCCGAGAATGAACGCCGCCGCCGTCTGCGCAACGAAGAACGCAGAAAGCGGAACATGGAGCGCCGCAACCGTCGTCCCTACGACAGAAACAGCCGCGGACCCCGCCCCAACGGAGCACCTGTCCGCGCCAATGCGGAAGCAAAACCCGCTGAAACAAAAACAGAAGCATAGACTTCAAGGAGGAAGAGAATGGCTATCACCGCAAAACAGGTCAAGGAACTGCGCGAAAAAACAGGCGCAGGCATGATGGACTGCAAGAAAGCCCTGACAGAATGCGATGGCGACGAAGCGAAAGCTGTTGACTGGCTGCGTGAAAAAGGCATTGCCAAGTCTGCCAAGAAAGCAGGCCGCATTGCTGCAGAAGGTCTGACAAAGGTTGCCATTGACGGCAACACCGCAGTCATTGCAGAAGTGAACTCCGAGACCGACTTTGTCACTAAGAACGAACAGTTCCTGAACCTGGTTGACACGGTCGTGACCGCGATCCTGGCAGGTAAGCCGGAAACGGTGGAAGAAGTGCTTGCACTGGAAACTCCGGAAGGCACCATCGATGAACTGATCACAAACGCAACAGCCACCATTGGTGAAAAGATTTCCTTCCGCCGCTTCGTGGTCATTGAAAAGACAGACGATCAGCAGTTCGGCTCCTACATGCACATGGGCGGTTCCATTTCCGCTCTGGTTGTCATGACAGGCGCCACTCCGGAAGTGGCCAAGGATATGGCCATGCAGGTTGCTTCCATGAATCCGCAGTACATCACGCTGAAAGATGTGCCTGCTGATGTTGTGGAACACGAACGGGCTCTGCAGAAGCAGATGATGGCAGAAGACCCGAAAATGGCCGGCAAACCCGAAAAAGTGCTGGAAGGCATCCTGAACGGAAAGATTTCCAAGCACTTCAAGGATGTCTGCCTGATGGATCAGGAATACTTCAAGGACACCAAGGAAAAGGTTGCCCAGTTCCTGAAACAGAATCATGCAGAGGTTCTGCAGTTCGTCCGCTTCCAGGCCGGTGAAGGCATTGAGAAGAAGGAAGAGAACTTCGCAGACGAAGTCATGGCCCAGATCAACGGGTAATACTGACAGCATATAAGGTGGTGCTTTCCCTTCGGGGACTGGCATCACCTTTTTTGGTTCCTGCCCATGCGCAAACTGCAGACTATTTTAATGAAATGACAGCCGATCCGGGGTATCCAGGGGAGTCAGGATAGACGGTGACAGGAAGATTCACAACCGCTGCAGGCGACAGGCGTCTTCAACGGCATTGGCTGTTACCGACAATGCTGCAAAGAGACAGAGTGAGGATTGGATCACTCACCAGACTGACCGGTGACGTGCAGGCACCGGCAGCGGTTACGGCGGCAGGAGTGCTTCTCAGCCATCCGATAATGGCAACAGCAGGGGGACAGTCGGGAATAGCTTCCGGTCTGCAATCGGGAAAAGAGAACAGAGACCGCTTGTTCCTGGGAACCAGGGGCCACCGGATCATTCCACTTTCTGGAGGAAAAGCTGCCTGTCTGTATTGCGTTCACAGGCAGTCACGGTACGATGAAGAAGAGAATATGCAAAGCGGTCGGTGGCAGAAGCCGGACATGGAGCATATGGCTGACCTGCTTTGACAGTGTAAAAAGCGCACTCAACGCGCCAGGGGGGGCAGAGAGTCATGAATCAGACAACCATTCCCATCCCCCGGCTTGTGGTCATGGATATGGATGGAACGCTGCTGAACAGCAGAAAAGAAATCACACCGGAAACAGCCGCGGCACTCCGGAGGCTTCAGGACCGGGGAACCCGGCTGGTTCTCGCCAGTGGAAGACCGGAGCGGGGTCTGACGCGGTTTGCCAGACAGCTGGACATGAAGCGTCACGGCGGGATTCTGATCAGCAGCAATGGGGCTCTGGCACGGACCCTTGACGGCAGGACACTGTACAGCAACGCCCTGACACGGGAAGACACCAGGAAAGTCCTGAAACATCTGAAGCAGTTTGACGTGATTCCCATGATTGCCGATGGTGAATCCATGCTTGTGGAAAACGTGTACAACTGCATGATCGAACTCGATGGCAGGCCCTGGAATGTGGTGGAGTACGAGGCGCACAGCAATGGATTCCTGCTTCGTGAAGTCCGTGATCTGTCAGAAGCGGGACTGGCCCCGGAGAAGATCCTGACAGCCGGCACTCCGGCCTATCTTCGGCAGGTATCCGAAAAGATGCGGGCTCCTTTCTGCGATTCACTGGATTCCATGTTCACAGGTCCGTTTTATTATGAATTCACTGCTTCCGGCAGCAACAAAGGCACAGCGCTGAAAACGGTAATGGAAGCCTGCGGTGTGTCATCATCGCAGACAGCAGTATTCGGTGATGCGGAGAATGACCTGCCGATGTTTGCACATGCCGCTATCACTGTCGCAATGGGCAACGCCACAGAACCGGTCAGAAACCAGGCACGGTATATCACGGCCTCCAACGATGAAGACGGCATTGTCAGAGCTGTCGAATCGTGGGAGAAAATCCGCGAACAACAGCCGGCTTCTGATAGTGGAAAAAGGTAATCGCTTACAAGTTTTGAGTAAAAACAGTCATCTGCACTGACAGGCAGGCTTCGCCCTGTGACAATGCGCATACAGGTGTATCCGTCAAGGAATTTGCCTAGATTTCACACATTATTCCACAAAAGCCAGCCAGGCCCTTTATCTAAAGGGCCTGGCTGGCTGTTTCCGTCATGAATTACAGGAAAATTGCCGTTTCTTACTTTGTGAAAATTTGCCCTGTTTTTCTTTTTTTGTTATCTTGTCCTGGGTCAAATAAAAGAGACAACAATTACCGAAAAAGATAAAGAGAGTCAATGACATTTCGCAGAAACAGAACAGGAGAAACGCAATGAAAAAAATCAAGACAATCATCGCCAGAGCGGCTCTGGCCGCTTCCATGATCCTGCCTGTCATGCCCGCTTCCCCGGTCATGGCTGCAGAGAAAGAAAATACGAAAACACGGCTGATTGAAGTCGTTACAGATTCCATGAGCACTGCTCATGAAGAAGTGAAAACTGTACAGGCACAGATGCGGCAGAAAAAAGCGGAAGAAGCGAAAAACTTCGGACAGAAAATCGCCGATGCTGCCATTGCCCAGATCGGCGTTGGTCAGGACTGCACCATGCTCGTGACAAATTCCCTGAAAGCCGTCGGGATCAGCTTCCACGGGGCACCCGCCGCATATGCATCCCTGGGTGACTGGACCTCCGATCCCCAGCCCGGAGATGTGATCGTCTATTCCGGCCATGTGGCTGTATACATCGGGAATGGCAGAGCCATTCACGGCGGATGGAACGGCGGGACAACCGCTGAATGGAGTGTGGAATGCTCCAATCCGCTGGTCGGATATATTCGCGTACGTCGTCCGTAAAGGCCTCTGATGCACGTTGAACCATAAACGCAGGAGTGATCCCGCGTTTTTTTCGGGCACTCCAAAATTGGATAGGGAGGAAGACTAACCCCATCCAAAGATACCTTAGGGTTTCCGTTACCCTACAGAGCTTTGGAGTTTGAACATCACAGTAAGCACTCAGGGGCTGTCCACTTTGTGGGCAGCCCCTGATTCTACTTGTTTTTCTTCTTTTTCACAGCCTTACTGCCGAACCTGGGCTCCAGAGAATATGTCGCTTTTGGATCGAGCACATACATTACACGATTCCTGAACCTGACCCAGTTGGTAAAGCCATAGGAATTGTGTTTCATGCACTTGATCATTTTGTTGCGGTTCTCAATGATCCCGTTGTGGAGCCTTACGCTTTTGATCGTATATTCGCTCCTCCTGTTGACCATGTATTCAACAGTCACTGTGTTGAAGGAATTGAAGATCTCATCTCTCCATTCCTTCATCGTTCTG includes the following:
- the rpsB gene encoding 30S ribosomal protein S2; protein product: MTQIVSIRKMLENGVHFGHQTRRWNPKMKPYIYTSRNGVYIVDLNQTQKQIEDAYNALKEISERGGKVLFVGTKKQAAETVEEQALRSGSFYVNKRWLGGLLTNFRTIQKRVKRLVEIEEMEASGKLEVYTKKEQARILKEKAKLEASLGGIKEMKKLPDAMIVIDPREEHNAVAEAKKLGIPVFAMLDTNCDPEDATYPIASNDDANRSVRLVTSILADAIVDAKGGLLESAYLDDAEDDVTMDDVIRNVEAQIAENERRRRLRNEERRKRNMERRNRRPYDRNSRGPRPNGAPVRANAEAKPAETKTEA
- the tsf gene encoding translation elongation factor Ts, which codes for MAITAKQVKELREKTGAGMMDCKKALTECDGDEAKAVDWLREKGIAKSAKKAGRIAAEGLTKVAIDGNTAVIAEVNSETDFVTKNEQFLNLVDTVVTAILAGKPETVEEVLALETPEGTIDELITNATATIGEKISFRRFVVIEKTDDQQFGSYMHMGGSISALVVMTGATPEVAKDMAMQVASMNPQYITLKDVPADVVEHERALQKQMMAEDPKMAGKPEKVLEGILNGKISKHFKDVCLMDQEYFKDTKEKVAQFLKQNHAEVLQFVRFQAGEGIEKKEENFADEVMAQING
- a CDS encoding Cof-type HAD-IIB family hydrolase produces the protein MNQTTIPIPRLVVMDMDGTLLNSRKEITPETAAALRRLQDRGTRLVLASGRPERGLTRFARQLDMKRHGGILISSNGALARTLDGRTLYSNALTREDTRKVLKHLKQFDVIPMIADGESMLVENVYNCMIELDGRPWNVVEYEAHSNGFLLREVRDLSEAGLAPEKILTAGTPAYLRQVSEKMRAPFCDSLDSMFTGPFYYEFTASGSNKGTALKTVMEACGVSSSQTAVFGDAENDLPMFAHAAITVAMGNATEPVRNQARYITASNDEDGIVRAVESWEKIREQQPASDSGKR
- a CDS encoding NlpC/P60 family protein, with translation MKKIKTIIARAALAASMILPVMPASPVMAAEKENTKTRLIEVVTDSMSTAHEEVKTVQAQMRQKKAEEAKNFGQKIADAAIAQIGVGQDCTMLVTNSLKAVGISFHGAPAAYASLGDWTSDPQPGDVIVYSGHVAVYIGNGRAIHGGWNGGTTAEWSVECSNPLVGYIRVRRP